Proteins encoded together in one Shewanella oneidensis MR-1 window:
- a CDS encoding transposase, whose protein sequence is MPRPRRTQISLEDTPYYHCCSRVVRRAFLCGDDTYSGKNYDHRRAWIESLLFELEAVFAIDVAAFAVMSNHLHVVLRIDIDSANRWTDREVLEQWHKLFKGDELTQKFVKDELVQAHEVNRLKHSIALYRSRLCDISWFMRCLNEPIARQANQEDNCTGRFWEGRFKSQALLDEAAVLACMTYVDLNPIRAQLADSPEQSDHTSIQLRIRAALKGEQPSNLLPFIGNECDNQPNGIAFAFTDYLQLVEDTGRIIRNDKRGYISENSGKLLTRLNIPHDNWLKLTTEFGKLFHGPVGTLQELTDYCEHLEKRRRHFAASCQHFHSNR, encoded by the coding sequence ATGCCGCGCCCTCGTAGAACCCAGATAAGTCTTGAAGACACGCCCTATTACCATTGCTGTAGTCGCGTGGTGCGCCGTGCATTTTTATGTGGTGATGATACCTATTCGGGTAAAAACTATGACCATCGCCGCGCTTGGATAGAATCGCTACTGTTTGAACTTGAAGCAGTTTTTGCTATTGATGTGGCCGCGTTTGCGGTGATGTCGAATCATCTGCATGTGGTGCTACGGATCGATATCGATAGTGCCAATCGTTGGACTGACCGCGAAGTACTTGAGCAATGGCATAAGTTGTTTAAAGGCGATGAATTAACGCAAAAATTCGTTAAAGATGAGTTAGTTCAAGCCCATGAGGTCAACCGATTAAAGCATTCAATTGCCCTTTATCGCAGTCGATTATGCGACATTAGCTGGTTTATGCGCTGCCTCAATGAACCTATCGCAAGGCAAGCAAATCAAGAAGATAACTGCACAGGTCGTTTCTGGGAAGGTCGATTCAAATCCCAAGCCCTACTCGATGAAGCCGCTGTGTTAGCCTGTATGACTTATGTTGATTTGAATCCGATTAGAGCGCAACTCGCTGATTCACCAGAACAATCCGACCATACCAGTATTCAGCTACGTATTCGGGCCGCATTAAAAGGTGAGCAGCCCAGCAATCTCCTGCCTTTTATCGGTAACGAGTGCGACAACCAACCCAATGGCATTGCGTTTGCCTTTACGGATTACCTTCAATTGGTGGAAGATACCGGTCGAATCATTCGCAATGATAAACGTGGATACATCAGTGAAAATAGCGGTAAGTTACTGACAAGATTAAATATCCCCCATGACAATTGGCTCAAGCTGACCACCGAGTTTGGCAAACTATTTCATGGCCCCGTGGGAACCTTGCAAGAACTGACTGATTACTGCGAACATCTTGAAAAGCGACGACGGCACTTTGCGGCAAGCTGCCAGCACTTTCATAGCAACAGATAG
- the ppnN gene encoding nucleotide 5'-monophosphate nucleosidase PpnN, producing MIVKVSPKGSMDQLSQLEVDRLKKSAQSALYQLYRNCSLAVLAAGLKTDNSKALFEQYSDFDIHVLQRERGVKLELINPPEQAFVDGQIITGIQEHLFSVLRDILYISDKYDTLKHINLTNASHITNVVFDILRNARAIAPMKDPNVVVCWGGHSINAIEYQYTREVGYQLGLRELDICTGCGPGAMEGPMKGAAIGHSKQRIKNARYIGLTEPSIIAAEPPNQIVNELVILPDIEKRLEAFVRLGHGIIIFPGGAGTAEELLYILGILLNKENQETPFPLVLTGPSESADYFIKIDEFIAATLGPEAQQKYQIIIDNPAEVARVMKQGMEQVKNHRRTTGDAYQYQWGLKIEPEFQLPFIPTHDVMANLNLHFQSNKAELAANLRKAFSGIVAGNVKSETIKQIEQLGPFHIKGDPHLMELMDNLLGAFVAQHRMKLPGSAYVPCYQIVK from the coding sequence ATGATAGTAAAAGTCAGCCCAAAGGGCAGCATGGATCAGCTTTCACAACTTGAAGTTGATCGCCTCAAAAAAAGCGCGCAAAGCGCCCTATATCAACTGTATCGTAACTGCTCACTCGCAGTACTCGCCGCGGGTCTCAAGACCGACAATTCTAAAGCACTGTTCGAGCAATACAGCGACTTCGACATCCATGTCCTACAACGTGAACGTGGCGTTAAACTTGAGCTTATTAATCCACCAGAACAAGCCTTTGTCGATGGCCAAATTATTACTGGGATCCAAGAGCATTTATTTTCGGTGCTTAGGGATATCCTCTACATCAGCGACAAGTACGACACCTTAAAACATATCAATTTAACCAACGCGAGCCACATTACTAACGTCGTGTTTGATATTTTACGTAACGCCCGTGCCATTGCGCCGATGAAAGATCCAAACGTAGTCGTCTGCTGGGGCGGGCACAGCATTAATGCCATCGAATATCAATATACCCGCGAAGTGGGTTATCAACTCGGTCTGAGAGAATTAGATATTTGCACTGGCTGCGGTCCAGGCGCAATGGAAGGCCCGATGAAGGGCGCAGCCATTGGTCACTCAAAACAACGGATTAAAAACGCCCGCTATATTGGCCTCACTGAACCCAGTATTATCGCCGCCGAGCCGCCGAACCAAATCGTTAACGAGTTAGTGATCTTACCCGATATCGAAAAACGCCTCGAAGCCTTCGTACGCTTGGGCCACGGCATCATTATCTTCCCCGGCGGCGCGGGGACAGCCGAAGAATTGCTGTATATTCTAGGGATTTTGCTCAATAAAGAAAATCAGGAAACCCCCTTCCCGCTGGTGCTGACGGGGCCCAGCGAAAGCGCAGATTATTTTATTAAAATTGATGAGTTTATCGCCGCAACCTTAGGGCCTGAGGCGCAGCAAAAATATCAAATCATTATCGATAATCCTGCTGAAGTGGCTCGGGTGATGAAGCAAGGCATGGAGCAAGTGAAAAACCATCGCCGCACCACCGGAGATGCTTACCAATATCAATGGGGACTCAAGATTGAACCCGAGTTCCAACTGCCCTTTATTCCCACCCATGATGTCATGGCAAACTTAAATTTACATTTTCAAAGCAACAAAGCGGAGCTTGCCGCCAACCTGCGTAAAGCTTTTTCCGGTATCGTTGCGGGTAATGTAAAATCAGAGACCATCAAGCAGATTGAACAATTAGGCCCTTTCCACATTAAGGGTGATCCGCATTTAATGGAACTGATGGACAATTTGCTCGGAGCATTTGTCGCCCAACATAGAATGAAACTGCCTGGAAGCGCTTATGTTCCCTGCTATCAAATAGTGAAGTAA
- a CDS encoding DUF3192 domain-containing protein: MKSKTSVIIGSIFAAYTAFVAVVVLVYEPTPDEMDWEDRQVYNSQKLNDLSLGQDISEVKTLFGKADFSEAKSLKDGQLQVLFYRTQHDKSDGVTTKEECTPLMFKDNKLVAWGNDTYKQYLETGTDIVSRTAKEAESSSKN, from the coding sequence ATGAAATCAAAAACTTCAGTCATTATCGGTAGTATATTTGCCGCTTATACCGCCTTTGTCGCGGTCGTTGTGCTGGTGTATGAACCCACACCTGACGAAATGGATTGGGAAGATAGACAAGTTTATAACAGTCAGAAACTAAATGATTTAAGCCTTGGGCAGGATATTTCTGAGGTCAAAACCCTATTTGGCAAAGCCGATTTTTCAGAGGCCAAATCCCTTAAAGATGGCCAACTACAAGTACTCTTTTATCGTACCCAACATGATAAATCTGATGGTGTCACCACTAAAGAGGAATGTACCCCACTGATGTTTAAGGATAATAAACTCGTCGCCTGGGGCAATGACACCTATAAACAGTATCTCGAAACCGGAACTGATATTGTTAGCCGCACCGCCAAAGAAGCTGAAAGCTCAAGCAAAAATTGA
- the xni gene encoding flap endonuclease Xni translates to MNKFLIIDGLNLVRRIYAAIPDENDMESLTERVSVACTKLLRIHHPTHVAVVWDGDEISWRKQLYPDYKKGRKPMPEPLAAGLIALQEHLQNLQIQSIYAAAEADDVIATLATKTAKAQGEALIVSTDKGFSQLNHPRISQWDHFNQQYLNIAELEQKLGVDRSQFLDLMALAGDSGNKIPGIPGIGPKSAAELLRTFRTLATLFSSLPNLGAKQAKKLAEGRDMARLSYKLVQLQTDLPLNINLRDFRVNSPTKASSNNL, encoded by the coding sequence ATGAATAAGTTTTTAATTATTGATGGTCTCAACTTGGTGCGCCGCATTTATGCGGCGATCCCAGATGAGAACGATATGGAAAGTTTAACGGAGCGTGTGAGTGTCGCTTGCACTAAACTGCTGCGCATTCACCACCCAACCCATGTCGCTGTCGTCTGGGATGGGGATGAGATCTCATGGCGCAAACAACTTTACCCCGATTATAAAAAGGGCCGTAAACCTATGCCAGAGCCCTTAGCTGCTGGGCTGATAGCATTACAGGAACACCTTCAGAACTTACAAATCCAATCTATTTATGCCGCCGCAGAAGCCGATGACGTTATTGCCACCCTAGCGACAAAAACCGCCAAGGCCCAGGGCGAAGCCCTTATCGTCTCCACTGACAAAGGCTTTAGCCAACTCAATCATCCCCGTATCAGCCAATGGGATCATTTCAATCAGCAATACCTGAATATCGCCGAACTCGAGCAAAAACTGGGTGTGGATCGCAGCCAATTTCTCGATTTAATGGCTCTTGCGGGAGATAGTGGCAATAAAATCCCCGGCATTCCAGGTATTGGCCCCAAATCGGCCGCCGAATTACTGAGAACCTTCAGAACCTTAGCAACCCTGTTTTCTTCTTTGCCCAATCTTGGGGCGAAACAAGCGAAAAAACTGGCCGAAGGCCGAGATATGGCGCGCCTAAGTTATAAATTAGTGCAGTTGCAGACCGATTTACCCTTAAATATCAACTTACGGGATTTTAGGGTAAATAGCCCAACCAAAGCATCATCGAACAATCTGTGA
- a CDS encoding tetratricopeptide repeat protein, whose protein sequence is MHKFIVIFVTLLISISVQTLAADLEIEEIELRETPQKMYDRLNQSISFPISFKNREQFERAAQEQGYSPDEFEHILQLLARLNLEPNVKTKVEFQDANSLIELLTSIAQTPLEQATVAMLKGRYIGRTEQKYQEAIAFYNQALSHINDSVDLGSMLLKHTIHEHLGLLHLVIRQDVPALMHFHTYRDIAYKLRNDYLIAAAESKLGHYYNKNQQLTKSLQHYSEAVRLSNRSNYPSMKTHLQLQLAKVYRDLKQWDEALKNAHEAAAGFKKLGNDTYLSSCMTVIAMVYGEQGDWNRAIDYYLNAQQLDAKRGNYIAQGLNFHNLGQAYSHLNDNVNALKYLLMANKIFTDKQSHHYLVYNELLIGEIAQSKQDWTLMMSHAEHALALASNLALLDEQKSALTQIALSAEKMQDQAKVISTQKRIIELNNTSKNTAKDPAVAASVLAEQQLKLELNMVQGKLNDAIESAKETNKLLALSGVILTLLVIAIIALLNQRQKSRRQNESLLQLTLEEPFTHHKGYAALLRDLGPNTPHTRTTALALIEFRDHLMTDLNHGQYFANAITCQLASHISNSLFMPVYVIRQGLFAVRFTETVDPQQALTQLQQQLDKNAFTAIFNLGFINLPLLTKTEINIAPKLLFETVQMALAGARSLPSNTCHYVSLRALDFVPPTLFADPLFLHLEKGIERGLIRVETNAMKEDIVWPCWENNQNRHLLGNI, encoded by the coding sequence ATGCATAAATTCATTGTTATTTTCGTGACCTTGTTGATATCTATTTCTGTTCAAACATTGGCGGCCGATCTTGAGATCGAAGAAATAGAATTGCGTGAAACGCCACAAAAGATGTACGACAGGCTTAATCAGTCTATCTCTTTTCCTATTAGCTTTAAGAACCGTGAACAATTTGAACGCGCAGCCCAAGAGCAGGGCTATAGCCCTGATGAGTTTGAACACATACTGCAATTACTGGCGCGGTTAAATCTGGAGCCGAATGTAAAAACCAAAGTAGAATTTCAAGACGCCAATAGTTTAATTGAATTGTTGACGAGCATCGCACAAACGCCCTTAGAACAAGCCACCGTCGCCATGCTAAAGGGACGTTATATCGGCCGCACCGAACAAAAATACCAAGAAGCGATCGCCTTTTATAACCAAGCTCTGTCACACATCAACGACAGCGTTGATCTGGGGTCTATGTTGCTAAAACATACTATCCATGAACATTTAGGCCTATTGCACTTGGTTATTCGTCAAGATGTGCCTGCCCTAATGCATTTTCATACCTATCGCGATATTGCCTATAAACTCAGAAATGACTATCTCATCGCGGCGGCCGAATCGAAACTGGGGCATTACTACAATAAAAACCAACAACTAACCAAATCACTGCAGCACTATAGTGAAGCCGTTCGACTATCTAATCGCTCCAATTATCCGTCGATGAAAACGCATCTACAGTTGCAACTCGCTAAGGTATATCGTGATTTAAAACAATGGGATGAAGCCTTAAAAAATGCCCATGAGGCCGCGGCAGGTTTTAAAAAACTGGGGAATGATACCTATCTTTCAAGCTGTATGACTGTCATCGCGATGGTGTATGGCGAACAAGGTGATTGGAACCGCGCCATTGATTACTACCTCAACGCCCAGCAACTTGATGCCAAACGCGGTAATTACATCGCTCAGGGGCTTAACTTCCACAATTTAGGCCAAGCCTATTCACACCTCAACGACAATGTGAATGCGCTTAAATATTTGCTGATGGCCAATAAAATTTTTACTGACAAACAAAGCCATCATTACTTGGTCTATAACGAATTACTGATTGGTGAAATTGCTCAAAGTAAGCAAGATTGGACGCTGATGATGAGCCATGCTGAACATGCTTTAGCATTGGCGAGCAACTTAGCACTGCTGGATGAGCAAAAATCAGCACTGACGCAAATCGCCCTGTCGGCAGAAAAGATGCAAGATCAGGCCAAAGTCATCAGCACGCAAAAACGGATTATTGAGTTAAATAACACCTCAAAAAATACTGCCAAAGATCCCGCTGTTGCCGCTTCTGTTCTTGCCGAACAGCAACTTAAGCTTGAACTCAATATGGTTCAAGGCAAATTAAACGATGCCATCGAAAGCGCGAAGGAAACCAATAAATTACTTGCATTAAGCGGTGTCATCCTAACATTGCTGGTGATTGCAATCATTGCCCTGTTGAACCAACGCCAAAAAAGCAGACGTCAAAATGAGTCTCTACTTCAATTGACCTTAGAAGAGCCATTTACCCACCATAAGGGGTATGCCGCACTATTAAGGGATCTCGGCCCAAACACGCCCCATACAAGAACGACGGCACTGGCCTTAATTGAGTTTCGCGATCATCTCATGACTGACCTTAATCACGGCCAATATTTTGCCAACGCCATTACCTGTCAGCTTGCAAGCCATATCAGCAATAGTCTGTTTATGCCGGTTTATGTGATCCGCCAAGGCTTGTTCGCGGTAAGATTTACTGAGACGGTGGACCCACAGCAAGCATTAACGCAACTTCAGCAACAACTCGATAAAAATGCGTTTACGGCTATTTTTAATCTCGGCTTTATCAATTTACCCCTGCTTACCAAAACCGAGATTAATATTGCCCCCAAATTACTGTTCGAAACGGTACAAATGGCACTCGCTGGCGCGCGAAGCTTGCCGAGCAATACTTGCCATTATGTGAGTCTAAGAGCATTAGATTTTGTGCCACCAACACTGTTTGCCGATCCGCTGTTTTTGCACCTAGAAAAAGGGATTGAGCGCGGCCTCATTCGAGTCGAAACCAATGCGATGAAGGAAGACATTGTTTGGCCCTGCTGGGAAAATAACCAAAATCGACATTTATTAGGAAATATTTGA
- a CDS encoding porin: protein MMNVFCKTLLASALASATLASAYAAEPLTVYGKLNVTAQSNDENGDATTTIQSNASRFGVKGDFELSSSLSAFYTVEYQVDTGAASSDNFTARNQFVGLKGDFGSFSVGRNDTLLKISQGDVDQFNDLSGDLGKLFKGEVRAAQTATYLTPSFGDFVFGVTYVAEGNDVKSQFAQDGFSVAAMYGDAKLKKTAVYAALAYDSDVSGYEVLRASLQAKLAGIKLGGMYQQQEQTYKLDKTTSLPVEVTAESATGYLLSAAYDINAVTLKAQFQDMEDLGDSWSVGADYNLGKPTKVFAFYTNRSLEANTDDDKYIAIGLEHKF from the coding sequence ATGATGAACGTTTTTTGTAAAACTCTACTTGCTTCTGCGCTAGCTTCTGCAACTCTGGCTTCTGCTTATGCCGCTGAGCCACTGACTGTTTATGGTAAGTTGAATGTTACCGCTCAATCAAACGATGAGAACGGTGACGCTACAACAACTATTCAAAGTAATGCTTCTCGTTTTGGTGTGAAAGGTGATTTCGAATTATCAAGCTCACTTAGCGCTTTCTATACTGTTGAGTATCAAGTCGATACGGGTGCTGCATCGAGCGATAACTTTACTGCTCGTAATCAATTTGTTGGTTTAAAAGGCGACTTTGGTTCGTTCTCTGTGGGTCGTAACGACACGTTATTAAAGATCTCTCAAGGTGACGTTGATCAATTTAACGACCTTTCTGGCGACTTAGGTAAATTGTTTAAAGGTGAAGTGCGTGCTGCGCAAACGGCAACCTACCTAACCCCTTCCTTTGGTGACTTTGTGTTTGGTGTCACTTATGTTGCGGAAGGTAATGATGTAAAAAGTCAATTTGCTCAAGATGGTTTCAGTGTTGCCGCCATGTATGGTGACGCTAAGTTAAAGAAAACAGCGGTTTATGCAGCCCTTGCCTACGATTCAGATGTGTCAGGATATGAAGTTTTGCGCGCTAGCTTACAGGCTAAGTTGGCGGGTATTAAGTTAGGTGGTATGTATCAGCAACAGGAACAGACATATAAGCTTGATAAAACAACCTCTCTGCCTGTTGAAGTCACTGCAGAAAGTGCAACCGGTTACTTATTAAGTGCAGCTTATGATATTAACGCTGTGACTTTAAAAGCTCAATTCCAAGACATGGAAGACTTAGGTGATTCATGGTCAGTGGGTGCGGATTACAACTTAGGCAAGCCGACTAAAGTGTTTGCTTTCTACACCAACCGCTCTTTAGAAGCGAATACAGATGATGATAAATACATCGCTATTGGTTTAGAGCACAAGTTCTAA
- the rdgC gene encoding recombination-associated protein RdgC, giving the protein MWFKNLTLYRFNKPFSIETEALETALADFTFSPCGSQDVSKFGFSNALGKKGSTLVHSANNRHLICVTKEEKILPAQVIKESLEEKVAQIEDEENRKLAKKEKDALKDEIITSLLPRAFSRRSQTRALILPELEMILVDSSSATKAEELLALLRKALGSLPVIPLSFKAPIESQLTEWLKNGSAPLPFEMQDEAELKSAADEGGIVRFKQQDLKEDEVLAHLETGKEVHKLALHFGQSIALLLQSDASVKRLKFSEEFRAGNDELGNEDPMARLDADFALMGSELVALMHALVSALGGIEETQA; this is encoded by the coding sequence ATGTGGTTTAAAAATCTTACTCTTTATCGTTTCAATAAACCTTTTTCCATCGAGACAGAAGCACTTGAAACCGCACTTGCCGATTTCACATTTTCTCCGTGCGGCAGCCAAGATGTCAGCAAATTTGGTTTTTCGAATGCCTTAGGTAAAAAAGGTAGCACCTTAGTACACAGCGCCAATAATCGTCATCTAATCTGTGTCACTAAAGAAGAAAAAATTCTGCCTGCTCAAGTGATTAAAGAGTCGTTAGAAGAAAAAGTGGCGCAAATTGAAGACGAAGAAAATCGCAAACTTGCCAAAAAAGAAAAAGATGCCTTAAAAGATGAGATCATCACCAGCTTATTGCCGCGCGCCTTTTCACGCCGTAGCCAAACGCGCGCACTGATTTTACCCGAGCTTGAAATGATCCTCGTCGATAGCTCCAGCGCCACTAAAGCCGAAGAGTTATTAGCCTTACTACGTAAGGCATTAGGCAGCTTGCCCGTGATCCCATTAAGCTTTAAAGCGCCGATTGAAAGCCAATTAACTGAATGGCTTAAAAATGGCAGTGCGCCCTTACCTTTTGAAATGCAAGATGAAGCCGAGCTGAAATCAGCTGCGGATGAAGGCGGTATAGTACGCTTTAAGCAACAAGATCTTAAAGAAGATGAAGTGCTAGCTCACCTAGAAACCGGCAAAGAAGTGCATAAATTAGCGCTACACTTTGGCCAATCCATTGCGCTCTTATTGCAATCCGATGCCAGCGTGAAACGCTTAAAATTCTCCGAAGAATTTAGAGCGGGCAACGATGAACTCGGCAATGAAGATCCTATGGCGCGTCTCGATGCCGACTTCGCCTTAATGGGCAGTGAATTAGTTGCCCTAATGCACGCCTTAGTGTCAGCATTAGGCGGCATTGAAGAGACTCAGGCTTAA
- a CDS encoding GGDEF domain-containing protein, giving the protein MKDSNATVTQLALLQQKLHSAKLALDEVNEDRNAKLQTLLQFIGHLSLACKGQNLELDNKLAKLRHNLNTFDRVDEALPELVDVERLLKGQYHHVMVQLEESRAGLAQVIRQIQRVNSVPEKLKKEINYFKQDLAKPFHTVWEYIPKVKQIIGFYDTILQQQFNGTEKLDVLPKHRQLAHELAQMISEIEFRKDQRDQVLVIKEMLASDIEIDNLLEAYQTILSLLLDNIAREKSASQEFLYALNDALAAVREVVSESYNHNQRSFQLKTQLNREINSRVDNVGEAIIDTDDIVDLKARLTEQLNSIRSALARKETLEQREQALLRKSMETMRKELNELSNEANTYKERLFEQQKLNLLDSLTQLPNRAALEERMELEYRNYQRHKSPLWIAVADIDHFKIINDSFGHSTGDKTLQVIAMALKNSLRDTEFVARYGGEEFVLILPDIDDSDIAQLLNRVREKVKNIPFKFKNQRITVTVSIGAARVMGNELIHETFERADAALYKAKHESRDRVVIDV; this is encoded by the coding sequence ATGAAGGATTCCAACGCGACCGTTACACAACTGGCATTACTTCAACAAAAGCTTCATTCGGCAAAACTTGCACTTGATGAAGTCAATGAAGATAGGAACGCTAAGTTACAAACTTTACTCCAATTTATTGGTCATTTAAGTCTTGCCTGTAAAGGTCAAAACTTAGAATTGGATAATAAGCTTGCCAAACTTCGCCATAACTTAAATACCTTTGATCGAGTCGATGAAGCCTTGCCGGAGTTGGTCGATGTTGAACGCCTATTAAAAGGTCAGTACCACCATGTGATGGTACAACTTGAAGAAAGCCGTGCAGGGCTTGCGCAGGTTATCCGGCAAATTCAACGAGTTAATTCTGTACCAGAAAAACTCAAAAAAGAAATTAACTACTTTAAACAGGACCTCGCCAAGCCGTTTCATACGGTGTGGGAGTACATTCCTAAAGTTAAACAAATCATCGGCTTCTACGACACCATCCTGCAACAACAGTTTAATGGAACTGAAAAGTTAGATGTGTTACCAAAGCACAGACAACTCGCCCATGAGTTAGCACAGATGATTTCGGAAATTGAGTTCCGTAAAGATCAACGTGATCAAGTGCTTGTCATTAAAGAAATGCTAGCCTCTGATATCGAAATCGATAATTTACTCGAGGCTTATCAAACCATTTTATCCCTGCTGCTCGACAATATTGCACGGGAAAAATCGGCCTCACAGGAATTTCTCTACGCCTTAAACGATGCCTTAGCAGCAGTGCGGGAAGTCGTCAGCGAATCCTATAACCATAACCAGCGTAGTTTCCAGCTTAAAACCCAGCTCAATCGTGAAATCAATTCTCGTGTCGATAATGTGGGCGAAGCCATTATCGATACCGATGATATTGTCGACCTCAAAGCACGCTTAACTGAACAGCTCAATTCGATTCGCTCCGCCCTCGCCCGCAAAGAAACCTTAGAGCAGCGCGAGCAAGCCTTACTGCGTAAGTCTATGGAAACCATGCGAAAAGAGCTTAACGAGCTGAGTAATGAGGCCAATACCTACAAAGAGCGGCTTTTCGAGCAACAAAAACTCAATCTATTGGACAGCCTAACTCAATTACCTAACCGTGCCGCCCTAGAAGAACGCATGGAGCTTGAGTATCGCAATTACCAGCGTCATAAATCTCCACTGTGGATTGCGGTTGCAGATATCGACCACTTTAAGATCATTAACGACAGCTTTGGGCACAGTACAGGGGACAAAACCCTCCAAGTTATCGCCATGGCATTAAAGAATTCCCTGCGGGATACCGAGTTTGTCGCCCGCTACGGCGGCGAAGAGTTTGTGCTCATTTTGCCAGATATTGATGATAGCGATATCGCTCAACTTTTAAACAGAGTCCGTGAAAAAGTAAAAAATATTCCATTTAAATTTAAAAATCAGCGAATTACAGTTACAGTATCTATAGGGGCTGCGCGAGTGATGGGCAATGAGCTCATTCATGAAACCTTTGAACGCGCCGATGCAGCACTCTACAAAGCAAAACATGAAAGCAGAGACAGGGTCGTGATTGACGTATAA
- a CDS encoding transposase has product MPRPRRTQISLEDTPYYHCCSRVVRRAFLCGDDTYSGKNYDHRRAWVESLLFELGAIFAIDVAAFAVMSNHLHLVLRVDIDSANGWTDREVLEQWHKLFKGDELTQKFARGELVEAHEVNRLRHSIALYRSRLCDISWFMRCLNEPIARQANQEDNCTGRFWEGRFKSQALLDDAAVLACMTYVDLNPIRAQLTDTPEQSDHTSIQLRIRAALKGEQPSNLLPFIGNECDNQPNGIAFALTDYLQLVDDTGRIIRNDKRGSISKSSAKLLTRLNIPHDNWLKLTTEFGKLFHGPVGTLQELTDYCEHLEKRRRHFAASCQHFNSN; this is encoded by the coding sequence ATGCCCCGTCCTCGCCGAACTCAAATAAGCCTTGAAGACACTCCCTATTACCATTGCTGTAGTCGCGTGGTGCGGCGGGCATTTTTATGTGGCGATGATACCTATTCGGGTAAAAACTATGACCATCGCCGCGCTTGGGTAGAGTCATTATTGTTTGAACTTGGAGCCATTTTTGCTATTGATGTAGCAGCGTTTGCGGTGATGTCGAATCATCTGCATCTGGTGCTTAGGGTCGATATTGACAGTGCCAATGGTTGGACTGACCGCGAAGTGCTTGAGCAGTGGCATAAGCTGTTTAAAGGCGATGAATTAACGCAAAAGTTCGCCAGAGGTGAATTGGTTGAAGCTCATGAGGTTAACAGATTAAGGCATTCAATTGCCCTTTATCGCAGTCGTTTGTGTGATATTTCATGGTTTATGCGTTGCCTCAATGAACCTATCGCAAGGCAAGCAAATCAAGAGGATAACTGCACTGGGCGTTTTTGGGAAGGTCGCTTTAAGTCACAAGCCCTACTCGATGACGCCGCTGTATTAGCTTGTATGACTTACGTCGATTTGAATCCGATTAGAGCGCAACTCACTGATACGCCAGAACAATCCGACCATACCAGTATTCAACTACGCATTCGGGCGGCGTTAAAAGGTGAGCAGCCGAGCAATCTCCTGCCTTTTATTGGCAACGAGTGCGACAACCAACCCAATGGCATTGCGTTTGCTTTAACCGATTACCTTCAATTGGTGGATGATACCGGCCGAATCATTCGCAATGATAAACGTGGAAGCATCAGTAAAAGTAGCGCCAAATTACTGACCAGATTAAATATCCCCCATGACAATTGGCTCAAGCTGACCACCGAGTTTGGCAAGCTATTTCACGGTCCAGTAGGCACATTACAAGAACTAACCGATTACTGCGAACATCTTGAAAAGCGACGACGGCACTTTGCCGCAAGCTGTCAGCACTTTAACAGTAACTGA